The following coding sequences are from one Brienomyrus brachyistius isolate T26 chromosome 15, BBRACH_0.4, whole genome shotgun sequence window:
- the lim2.2 gene encoding lens intrinsic membrane protein 2.2 produces the protein MLFNLAGGGTLSGVTALLLLIISTATDYWMQYRYTGSPANQGLWRFCINYKCHVHTITVGFWDATRTFMLLSILSCFAGVIMGLSAFSDGTKNKLMRSAGIALLLSSFLTLFALAIYTGVTVQFFGKRYIDWSFSWSYILGWVAVVLTLTGGVIQIYTYQKNTAESPAPNIPDSGIQ, from the exons ATGCTGTTCAatttggcaggtgggggcacactAAGTGGTGTGACCGCCCTTTTGCTACTAATCATCTCCACAGCGACGGACTATTGGATGCAATACCGTTACACTGGCAGCCCAGCAAATCAGGGGCTGTGGAGGTTCTGCATCAATTACAAGTGCCATGTCCACACCATCACTGTCG GCTTCTGGGATGCGACGCGAACCTTCATGCTGCTGTCGATTCTGAGCTGCTTCGCTGGGGTGATCATGGGTCTAAGCGCCTTCTCCGATGGAACCAAGAACAAGCTAATGAGATCCGCTGGGATAGCTTTGCTGCTATCCA GTTTTCTTACCCTGTTTGCCCTGGCGATTTACACTGGGGTGACTGTTCAGTTCTTCGGAAAGCGCTACATTGACTGGAGTTTCTCCTGGTCCTACATCTTGGGCTGGGTGGCAGTCGTCCTGACTCTCACGGGAG GTGTGATCCAGATTTACACCTATCAGAAGAATACTGCTGAATCACCTGCTCCCAACATCCCAGACAGTGGGATAcagtaa
- the LOC125709010 gene encoding G-protein coupled receptor 55-like codes for MSNCSYNITEGVEKAYLTITIPTFIFGLLGNMAFLIALCCKGKEALSYMMIYIGNMTLADGIILFTLPFRMYFLRKTWAFDMESCLVVVSSSFVNMYVSIYTATAICLVRYIAIKYPFRAREIMSPCKAVVACVLIWLLVCSLSALFHRVDALPANFTKLKCFQQLGNKPLPLSFILVLDILGFLLPLLCMVFCSIKIVRCLSKRVEGDSGNEKTQCIRIIITNLIVFIVSFAPFHFGFLLKYIVQTVSPQKCNLLESVHNFVHISIAISHTNCCLDIFTYYFFIKGFRKNVSLSSLVRRLTWFKRNSVI; via the coding sequence ATGAGCAACTGTAGTTACAACATAACCGAAGGTGTTGAAAAAGCATATTTGACCATCACTATTCCGACGTTCATCTTTGGACTTCTGGGTAATATGGCTTTCCTGATAGCATTGTGCTGTAAGGGAAAAGAGGCTTTAAGCTACATGATGATCTACATCGGGAACATGACTCTTGCAGATGGGATTATCCTCTTTACGCTGCCATTCAGAATGTATTTCTTAAGGAAGACTTGGGCATTTGATATGGAATCTTGTTTAGTTGTGGTCTCTTCCTCCTTTGTCAACATGTATGTTAGCATCTACACTGCTACTGCTATATGCCTTGTGCGATATATTGCCATAAAGTACCCATTCCGAGCGAGAGAGATCATGTCACCGTGTAAAGCTGTGGTTGCGTGTGTATTAATATGGCTGCTTGTTTGCTCACTGAGTGCATTATTCCACAGAGTAGATGCACTCCCTGCGAATTTCACCAAATTGAAATGCTTTCAGCAACTCGGTAACAAGCCTTTACCGCTCAGCTTTATTCTGGTTTTGGATATCTTAGGTTTCCTCCTACCTCTGCTCTGTATGGTGTTTTGCTCTATTAAAATTGTCAGATGTTTATCTAAAAGGGTTGAAGGAGACTCTGGAAATGAGAAGACTCAGTGCATTCGCATTATCATCACCAATTTGATCGTCTTTATAGTCAGCTTTGCGCCTTTTCATTTTGGGTTCCTGTTGAAGTACATCGTGCAGACTGTCAGCCCCCAAAAGTGCAACCTTTTGGAATCTGTGCACAATTTTGTTCACATAAGTATTGCCATCTCACACACTAACTGCTGTCTGGATATTTTTACCTATTACTTTTTTATCAAAGGCTTCAGGAAGAATGTATCACTATCTAGCCTTGTAAGAAGACTGACGTGGTTTAAAAGAAATTCAGTGATATAA